A single window of Podarcis raffonei isolate rPodRaf1 chromosome 9, rPodRaf1.pri, whole genome shotgun sequence DNA harbors:
- the IBSP gene encoding bone sialoprotein 2 translates to MKAALIFLCILGIACAFSVKNFRRRFKAEDSEENAVFKNRYRYFLYRYPYLYPPVKRYQFNSDSSEEGYGGDSSEEEEEEEEEGGQSNEENNEGGKENEEATEAPTAAVTADKKGTSKATPPKQGPIRKEPLEKPGNGGAAKKGEKDKAPEKGGKGEEDSDEEEENEEEEEEEAETVDENGSGVNGTSTNSTAEENGNGGNGEEEEEEGEENEATTAIPTTLLPTVLPTTEYQDQYETTTEDQWHYDTPSEEPWPYDTTTTGYENGYEVETEYYASENGQPRGDTFRAYEDEYSYYKGHGYDVYGQEYYYNQ, encoded by the exons ATGAAGGCAGCCCTAATCTTCCTCTGCATTTTGGGAATAGCTTGTGCCTTCTCG GTAAAAAACTTCAGAAGAAGATTCAAAGCAGAGGATTCTGAAGAAAATGCA GTATTCAAGAACAGATATAGGTATTTTCTTTATAGGTACCCCTACCTCTACCCACCTGTAAAGAGATATCAG TTTAACAGTGACTCATCCGAAGAAGGCTATGGTGGTGATAgttcagaagaggaggaggaagaagaagaagaaggg GGACAGTCAAATGAAGAAAACAATGAAGGTGGAAAGGAGAATGAAGAGGCGACAGAGGCTCCTACTGCAGCAGTGACTGCAGATAAAAAGGGCACTAGCAAAGCCACACCTCCTAAGCAG GGCCCCATAAGGAAAGAGCCCCTGGAGAAACCTGGAAATGGAGGAGCAGCTAAAAAGGGTGAAAAGGACAAAGCTCCTgaaaaaggagggaagggagaggaagacagtgacgaagaagaagaaaacgaagaggaggaagaggaagaagcagagacGGTGGACGAGAACGGAAGCGGCGTCAACGGCACAAGCACCAACAGCACCGCGGAAGAGAACGGAAACGGTGGcaatggagaagaggaagaggaagaaggggaagaaaacgAAGCGACCActgccattcccaccaccctgcTCCCCACAGTCCTCCCCACCACGGAGTATCAGGACCAATACGAAACCACCACGGAGGACCAGTGGCACTATGACACGCCCTCTGAAGAGCCGTGGCCGTACGATACCACCACCACCGGTTATGAGAATGGCTATGAGGTTGAAACAGAATACTACGCGAGTGAGAATGGGCAGCCCCGAGGGGATACTTTCAGAGCCTATGAGGACGAGTATAGCTACTACAAAGGCCATGGGTACGACGTCTATGGCCAAGAATACTACTACAACCAATGA